Proteins from a single region of Felis catus isolate Fca126 chromosome B4, F.catus_Fca126_mat1.0, whole genome shotgun sequence:
- the ACBD7 gene encoding acyl-CoA-binding domain-containing protein 7 isoform X2 — protein sequence MSLQADFDRIAEDVKKMKTRPNDGELKELYGLYKQSVVGDINIECPGILDLKGKAKWEAWNLQKGLSKEDAMSAYIAKAKELIEKYGI from the exons gCTGATTTTGATAGGATCGCCGAAGATgtgaagaagatgaaaacaagGCCAAATGACGGAGAACTGAAAGAACTCTATGGGCTCTACAAACAATCTGTAGTTGGCGACATTAATATtg AGTGTCCAGGAATATTAGATTTAAAAGGCAAGGCTAAATGGGAAGCATGGAACCTCCAAAAAG GGTTATCGAAGGAAGATGCCATGAGTGCGTACATTGCTAAAGCAAAAGAGCTGATAGAAAAATACGGAATTTAA
- the ACBD7 gene encoding acyl-CoA-binding domain-containing protein 7 isoform X3 encodes MKTRPNDGELKELYGLYKQSVVGDINIECPGILDLKGKAKWEAWNLQKGLSKEDAMSAYIAKAKELIEKYGI; translated from the exons atgaaaacaagGCCAAATGACGGAGAACTGAAAGAACTCTATGGGCTCTACAAACAATCTGTAGTTGGCGACATTAATATtg AGTGTCCAGGAATATTAGATTTAAAAGGCAAGGCTAAATGGGAAGCATGGAACCTCCAAAAAG GGTTATCGAAGGAAGATGCCATGAGTGCGTACATTGCTAAAGCAAAAGAGCTGATAGAAAAATACGGAATTTAA